A region of the Cryptococcus deuterogattii R265 chromosome 1, complete sequence genome:
ATGACAATGTATACGTGCCGACGGCAATCTTCTCGAAGACGATTGAGctcgtcttcgtccttAGTCATCTCTTGCAGTCTCGGTATCGCCGCACGTTCGAAGAGGTCAATGAATATCAGTTGGAAATCTGCTCAACTCCTCAGCATCGAGTACTAGTCAGAACAAATGGAAATTAACGCACCCATTGTAGGCAGCAGGGGCGGAAGCTGATTCCTCTCAGAGCCTTCCGTGATAATTTTGGCTGTATCGTCAATCTCGTAAAAGCTGAATGGTTCATTGGCCATACGTCCGAACGGATCACTCAATGCTTGAGTTTCTGCATATTCAATTAGCTTTGTTAATATGATAAATAGTCACAGTTTATTTACGCTCATCTAGAATGCAATCTCCGCTAGACGCAGAATCAAGGATTTCCTGAATGGCGGTCTGAATACGCGGGACAGCGGCGAAAGCCTGTAAAATTTGAGCAATGTATGTATAACGCCCTGATGGGGAGTAAAAAACGAGAGGTCTGAATGGGTTGATTAGGATGTTTAGACAAAAAAATGTAATGGACTCAcactccatctccccttTTTGTTGGCTGCGGTCTTTCCTTATCCGCTTCAGCAGATGCGGAATGGAAACTGGCCGTCATAAGCGACTCTTGTATGGCTTTATCGAGGTCCGCGTCTTCCTTTGAAGTAGTTTTGTTGTCCTTAATGATGTGGTTAGCGCCAACGACACTTTCATGGCGGAAACTGACCTACTTGCGAAGTCGGTACCAATGCTAACTTCCCAtcgacatcatccttcGTGCTCGGACCGAAAGTCACTCCAAAAGCCCCAGGCATGTCGGATTTCGGACTAGGTGGAGGCGCTCCGCTGGCCCTttcgcttctttctcttgaaTCTCGCTCTCTATCAACATCCATCGCACCTTGCAGTATTGTCACTTCTGACACAGAATGTTCCAAATTTTGCGAAAGAACAATAGCTTTTCTTAgttcctcatcttcggAATCATTTCCGTCGTCTACCTCTACCGGCAAACTCTGCGTGCCAGTATGAGTGGACGGTGAACGAAGAGGCAAAGGCGGTTGGGGTAAAGGGTGGAATGTCGGGTGGGACGATCTAGGCTGAGtggggaggaaagggttGTTGGAACCAAGTGGAATATTTGTGTGTCTAGGTTTGGGAGAACTAGCTGGAGAGTCAAAGACTTCAATGACCTCACGATGTTCCACTGCGAATTTACATCAGACATGAAGTTTCAAAAAAAGGTGTCGGACTGGTGGGAACAAACCTGATGTTCCTTCACGGTGTCTAGGATTAAATGTTCCATATGTAGACTCCGCTACCATGCTGGGCTGCCACTGCTAGGTATCAATAAATTACTGCGACCACACATCACAATGAACTCACATTGGCGCCATCACCAAAACACCAATTCACGGCCGGCTCAACGGAATGAAAACGAGAGGCTGCTTCTCGAGCCAATACTGGGTCTATGCCCATATCCTTGAGGGCTGAGAAGGTGGAGTCATGGACAGACATGacgggaagagagaggacTGGAAATTGCTTGCAGATAATTGGAACAGAAGTCAAAAATGAACCCAAGATAACAGCAAAGTGGTGCACGAAGTGTCAGCTGAATCTTGAGACGAATGCGGGCAAGGAAAAAGTGGTGACGTGGAAGCAGGATATCAAGTGTTGCTTTATTTACGTATCCTTTTTCATTCCCTTTCTTATTTGGCTTTGACCGCCACCCCCttcaaaagaaaaggggagCATGGACAGGCCTCAAAATGTATCAGATGGTTGTACGAGAATTGAATATCTGAGGTGGTTATCACAAGCGCTACATACCTTTGAATTTTTCAAAGTGTTGGATACTTGGAGAACAATAATAGTATCAACCGCAATCGCTAATGTTCGTCATAATAAGCGCGCGTGTAAGCGTAAAGCActaaaaagaaaacaggAAACCCAGCCCCAATCGTCCCTAAATGGCTAATTAATACAGCTATCCAAATCCCAGAATCTTAACATACGCAGCTTATATCGGGATAATTGAGCTAAGCAATATAGCCTCGAAAAACTTGAAACGGTCTATCGCTTAAAGAATGTACGCCGTAAGGGCGAACGATCTTCATCGATCAAAAAAGTCAGCAAGCTCGGGGCCGAACAGATAACGATATAATTAAACCGGAGTATAAAGCTAATCAGATTTCGAAATTCGGCCCGTAAGTACACGTTACACTCCATTtctgtcttctttttgattCAGTCCAAGACCAAAGCCCGGTGGCAGGAAAGTAAGCCAAGGTTTTTCGGCTTTATCAGAAATAACATGCATTAGGGAGGCTACAGTGTGGTGATACTTAGTAAGACTTAAGGGCTGGTCACCACTTGGCGTCGGGAGCAAAAGTCCGATACGTAATTAATATCGCCATCAGGCACGCCGGTAGATCGACAGTCGAGTGATTTTTCCGTTTCGACGAGATAATTATCATCCTTGCTATTTCTCAATTTTCCTTCAATTTTATGAAGGTTATCTTTAATTTTACTTTATCTCCTTTAACATTGAATGTCCGTACATTCCATATCAAACATGTACTCCACCCGCCCGATCAGTTCGACACTCCACGGAGTCTCCAGTGTCGTTCGGCTTATCGGAACCGATAGGGCTTCGCACTACGATAGGAAAGATgtagatgaggagagtggTGATGACGCGGatattgatgaagaaggattatTATGGGATGCTCAAGTAAGTTGGGTACTTTCATCTTGGATTCGGATAACCAAGCATCGAATATAAGCGCTAGCTGACATCACTGCGTTCTCAGACTGCGCTCATCGCAAACGATTCAGAAATGGCGACGAAGCTCTACGCCCAAGCAGCTTTACCACCTTATTGCTCACCTTCGGCATGTCTTGCGCTCGGTAACATACTCATAAGACGCTCAGTATATATGGAATCACCATCAACTCCAATACCTTCATCCAGCGAGCTGACAACAGAAGGATCTCGAACCTCCCTGTGGAGCAAGCTCTTCGGCAAGACTTCTactcctcaatctccccCGGCACACTCACCTTCACCCATGAGGAAGCATATTGACCTTGTCGCGAGCGGTTGGCAGATGCCAAAAGTCGGGAAAAGAGTAGTTCGTGATGTTGAAGGGATGGGCGTCGCCGGAGCCTGGTTTGTTCTGGGACTGGGATGGGCTGTTCGAGCAGAGACGGAGCGCGAAAAGCGATTGCGAGGGAAAGTGATTATAAAGCCTTCGAAGGAGACatttgaagatggcgaCGAAGAAGTCATATTTAcgaaagggaagggaaaaggcaaagagagGCTTCACTCGTCAATTATCAACATTGTGCCTTCTCAGTATACCTATGATCCTTATTCACTTGGAATTGCGAGTCCAAGCACAGCGCTTAGCGAATCGACCAAAACTGACGAATCTTCATTGATCAAGACACCGGCTATAATGGGTGACGCAGAGTCGCtcgaggacgaagatgagagtGAAGCGGAGAGCCTTAGTATCATGGTATATCTTTTGGTTCAGTTTCATTTGACATGGATTAACCATCTGTAGTATGACTTACTTAGTCCACTTCTCCGCCTTTACCGACATGGTCACATTCAACACCAAGACCCCGTAGCACTTCCTCATATATCCTTGAAGCAGCTTCCTCCAGCACTACGACCGAAGAATGAGGCAGATAAGGGAAGAAATGTCTGGTGGTTGGGTAGAGTGGTGGCGCAACAATTAACCAACCTGGACGTATTGAAAGTACCGAAAGGTGAGGGACGAAAAGAGCAGCTTAGAAaggctgttgttgtttcGGCAAACTATATTGTAAGTGACAATTCATTTTCCTATAAAATGGAAGCTGACTAAAAGCAGATTGCGACAACATCCCCTGACCTCCAAGCCGAAATGTATTTCCGCTCCATTGTGTCTACCTCCCCAACTGGACTTGAATATGCCGACGACCTGATCAGCAATGCGAAGAAGCGTCTGCACATCATCACTAGCACACCTCGAGATGAGAAAATGCTGCCATCTTTCCCGTTCCCTCCCACGCCTGGCAAAGCTTCGTCGCTCGATCCACAAAAAAGGTCCATATCATCTTCGAGGTCGATTTTGGTTCCTCCGAAGGTGATGGTACGATCCGAGAAGTCGACTGTCAGTCTTGCAGCTTTGGCAGGGGGCGAAGAAGTAGCTAGTCCAGTGGTTCCTCGtcccaagaagatgggggCAATGGAGACATTAAAAAGAGTTCATGACAAGGCAGTGAtgcaagatgaagagattaGCCAAGAACAGGCCCCTAGAGAACCAGAAGTCAGCTATCCAGAAGAGCGACCAGTCATCCATCGAGCCTCAACtttccctcatctccaaaccgaccttcatcctcccccTTTTTCAGCGCGCACTCGTCGTCGGCTCCCCTTTGACCTCACTTCCTCTGAAGTTATTGCTCCTATCGACCCCGTCCTTGCCGCCGCGGAGATGTCTAGCGCCTTGACAAAACACGTCTTATGCAGTGTTTGTGGAATGAAGGGTGTTAATTTTCCGGGATGTAGAAAGTGTGGACTGAGGTTTTGTTCCAGAGAGTGTAGGGTCGCCGAGGATAGGGcgggaaatgggaagaggtgagttttCCTTGGCTTGCTGAGTAACTGATGCTGATTACTGGTAGGCATATCTGTGGGACATGGGAATCTAGGAAGGACCATGGAGGATTTAGGGACGAGATAGCACATGGTGAAGTGGGCGATGTTCATTAATTTGCTTTCCTGGAGGGAAAAAATGTTCTCACATACAGCGTGCAAGGTCTTAAAAGGATGATACAATTTGTACTATTGTAAGTTTAAATAAAGTGAAAAGTTGTTGCTTGCATAGATATCATATATTCAACATATGGGATGGCGAAAATAAGAAGTTGTTCAACATGCATGCATGATCCACATATCAATAGTGATTTTAGGGGTTAGATTCAATGGCCCGCTGGCAATGAGGAACCAACAATATGCTTGGGCACCAGTATTATTTGATAGTGCTGCATTTTTTCaactattcatattcatCCAATAGAATTATTTGGTATGCATGTACATCGCCTCAAGTGTGCAGAGGCGGTACAGAAAAGCAAGTGCGTTTACCAGTTTGGGAAAGAGGCTACCATAGATCCACCGATTCTTCAGACTAGGGCTATCGGAGTTCACGCTTGCAGCATTCGCCTTGGTCTAGAATGATACCCCAATCGGGTGGTCTGCTCAGACAACAAGCTAATAAATCACTATAACTCACATTGGGAAACAGCGAAAACGCTTGACGATCCGTTGAGTTTACAAAGTCGGGCTAGCATAACGCATACAGTTCATAACTTGACGAAATGCAACATCGTACATCAATAACGCTCACCCCTCCGATTTAATCGTCTTGATCAGTGTATACAACCATTGAACGACTTCCTGGGAGCTTTCACGGATATACGCCCTAGACCCACCTTCAAATGGGTTCATTGTTCAGTCGAAGTAAGCTCGACACCACACCCTTGCATCTCCAGCAAGTCAAGGATCCTCCGCAAGGGACAGCTTGATAAAACCACATGATGCATCGTAGATGACAGTGACACATTGCCTAGCTCTGACTTGATACATGTCGACACCACGCTAATCGCCTAGTCCAGACCTGACCTCCAAGTAGCACCTTCGCCATTCAAGCCCCAAGCCTGAGAGCTCATATCGTGAACAGTGGTCCTTCGCAAATCTCGCTTGTACTTTCCAGCGTAACTCCCAGGAACAGATCGGTGAAGGGTACAAGTGTTATCCCAAACGACTACAGCGGACGTTAGCTTTTTGAGTCCACAATTACGCACAATCATACTCACCAAGGTCCCCGATGTCCTTCCATTGTACGCTGAGAACAAAGTCCGGTTTACCTGCGTGTAGAAGCAACTCGTGTAATTCTTTTTGACCCTCCTCGACAGGCATTCCCTCGACATGATGAGCGTGAGCAGCGATATAAAGGTTTGTACGGCCTGATGGCTCATGAGTCTGAACGAGCTTATGTTTCCCGAATCGGTGTTTCATAGGATCGAACTGGGGAAGCCTGTCAATCAATTGCTAGCAACCAATGGAGATCATTTGTGAGACCGACTCACCTCATCCGTATCCAGCAACGGATTAAGCTTTCCGTTCTCATCTATGTTTGCATTCCTTCGGCAGTTCAATTGACTATTGCATACAACCCAATCCTTgatttcctcctttctctcaTGGCTTAAAGCCTCATATGCACTACGAGTGTCCGAAAATTCGGTATTACCGCCACATTCTGGAGGCGGAAGCTCATGTGCTAGAAGCAGTGATACACCAGCTCGTCGAGGGTTGAATGCGGAGTCGGCATGGAAGTGATAGTTGCAacgaaggaggagatcCCGCATACCACCTGGTTGCATGACAGAACCGTCAGGGTTGACGTTACCCACGTCGAACAGACTATGAAAAATCAGCATTCTGGGAGCTATGGCGAAGATGGGCTATGATGCTCACTAATCACTGCTCAATCGATTCTTCTGACCCAAACCACCCACGAAAGGTGCGATGTCATCTAGATCCCCAAAAAGATGCGACATCTCGACGTGTTTAGAATCGGTGAGACCGGTTTTTCGGAACACGAGAACACCATACTACAGGAATATCTTCAACAGGTGTACTTTATGAATACAGCGTCATGCTCACCTTTGCCAGTCCTCCTTTGATCTCTGCAACTAGTTCTGGCGTGATTGTTGAGAAATCGGCGGTAGCTTCTGCCCCAAACgttggatgaaggggaCGGTACCTGACCAAAGGTTCTGCGATTTGGATTGGTTCGACAGTTGGTACTGCTGAAGCAGACATTACTTGCGCGGAGGTCATTT
Encoded here:
- a CDS encoding alpha-ketoglutarate-dependent 2; this translates as MTSAQVMSASAVPTVEPIQIAEPLVRYRPLHPTFGAEATADFSTITPELVAEIKGGLAKYGVLVFRKTGLTDSKHVEMSHLFGDLDDIAPFVGGLGQKNRLSSDYLFDVGNVNPDGSVMQPGGMRDLLLRCNYHFHADSAFNPRRAGVSLLLAHELPPPECGGNTEFSDTRSAYEALSHERKEEIKDWVVCNSQLNCRRNANIDENGKLNPLLDTDEFDPMKHRFGKHKLVQTHEPSGRTNLYIAAHAHHVEGMPVEEGQKELHELLLHAGKPDFVLSVQWKDIGDLVVWDNTCTLHRSVPGSYAGKYKRDLRRTTVHDMSSQAWGLNGEGATWRSGLD